A window of Narcine bancroftii isolate sNarBan1 chromosome 6, sNarBan1.hap1, whole genome shotgun sequence genomic DNA:
GGCAGTATCTCAGAACCTCTTCCGCCAGCTCTCCGAAGCCTCCCCATCCTTCCTGTGAATGGGTGACCAGTACTGCACACAGTACGTCCAATATGGCCTGGCCAACGTCCTTACAGATGCACCGTGACTTACTAACTCTGCTCAATTATCAAAGTTTGGGAGAAGCAAGGGTGCTCGCAGGGTCTTCTCACAATGTGTGAGGCATTTGTGTAGCACTGGGTGGAGAGAGTGTGCGATGTACTCACATAGGCTGCCACAATGTTGAAGCGGGCAAACACGAAGATGAGGCTGATGAATATGGATGAGCTGAGCATTCCAAATGCACAGACCAGGGGGTCGGCTCTTGGGCTCCTTGTCCTGTACCAGCGCGTGGCTGCCACACCCACGATCAGTCCCAGGAACCCGGTGACACAGGTTATCGCTCCAAATATCAGGCTACGAGAGGAAGAGTGGTTGGGTCACGTTAACAATGCTTTGGCACAAACCGCCACTGGCAAAAGGTCAAAAAGGTCCCTGGATGTCAACAAACTGAAGAGGAAGCTCCTATCCCATGTCAAGATGTGGAGCTgggaggtacaaaccagaggacaagggataagggtgaaaggagaaaagtttagggggagcatgagggggaacatcttcacagagagtggtgggagtgtggcaccagctgaagtggtgaattttaattttaacatttaagaggaatttggacaggttcatggatgggaggggtatggagggatatggatggtgcaggtcggtgggactaggcaaaaaatggtttggcagactagaagggctgaaggggcctgtttctctgctgtaatgttctatggtcaacTTCAGTCAAAAGATGGTGCACAGTCACCTGCATAAAAAGTTTGGGGGAGGGATGtttcgaatggcagagcagacccgatgggctgaatggcttaattctgctctGAATGTATCTGTGATAGGGTAAGAACAGGGTTGCCATGGGGATAAACTGCATGGTCATCTGGTCAAATTGAGTAAATAGGGGCTGTTAGAGTGCGATAACACAGATAACGTGGCATGGTGTGTGGGAGATTGCAGAGCTATGCACCACATCCTGACAGTCAGATTCACTCAAGAGAGCAAAACTGAGCCAATAACACAGATGGGCAGCTTATATACACTCTGATATGGTCAGGGAAAGCAAGTCTGCAGCTGTACAACTTGATATTGAGTGTGGCCAGTATGGAGATGAAGGGCTTTGAGCTTGCGATGGGCCTTGTTACCACAGAGGTCAGAGTGGGAGCGAGGTGGAGAAGGTCAGTGAAGGCCTTCTATGTGAAACATTCGCTGTTTTGCTCCCCACAGAGGCCACCTGACCTGCCGAGTGTTCCAGCGCCTGCAAGTTTCCTGATTCTCCACACCGCTATTCGTGCGTGCAGAGACGTGGGCAGTGGGAGGAGCTTATGGAGGTTTGAGGGGGGGTGGGTGTCCTGGGCAAAGAGGGAGAGAGGCACTCCATAAGCCTCTCTGCATCTTGGCATGGGCAGAGACTACATGTCCCCGAGGTTCTCAGGCCCAATGCCTGACACCATCCTTGGTGGCACAATTAGCATTGTGGtaagcacaacgctattacagtgggtttgaatcccacgctgtctgtaaggagttttccctgggggctctgatttccttctATGGTTTGaaatgtacctggggttgtaggttaattggatgtaatttggcaacatggactcgtgggctgaaagggcctgttaccgtgttgtatgtgtAAATATAAAATTCACGATTAATGGACACTGATGCCAGCTGGCCCAAAAGTACCCATAGGCCAGTAAGCCTCAGCCAAGAAATAAACAAGAAACCCAGATCTTTCCAGCATTCCAGGGGAGGGATGTGAAGGCAATAGCCCCGTGGAGGCAGCCTATCTGGTTACTAACACCTGCCCAAAATTGGGGAATCTCCACGTgattggaccccccccccccccacccctaccctgCCTCCATGGCAGCCCTACCTGTCTCGTCCGCTGCAAGGCTCCACAGTGCAGGGCTCAATGTTCTTCTGCACCACCTCTGCACGGAACAGGTAGAGAGGGATCCACACACCCAGCACACCGGTGGCAAATGACACGGAGGCAGATGCCAGGGTGGAGAAAACAAAGCTTGGGCTGCAAGAGAGAGgcagaaaagggggaggggggttagtGGCTGATGGATGATGCCAACGTCTCTGCGGCCTCTGGTTAGGAGGAGATGTTTCCCCAACCTCAACACTTCACAAAGGGCTCCACAAACACACAACATCCATCTCCCATATGGGGAACACAGCAGCAAcagtgcacagcaagatcccacaatgtcatgtgagtgagagagagagagagcttattGCCATCTACACAAGTATTACATTCAGATACAGTCTTAAGCctatctagtccatgccagactattattctgcctagtcccattgacctgcaccaagACCATGGCCCTCGACAACCCCACCCATGcaggtatctgtccaaatttatcTTTAATGTCGAAATcaagccctcattcaccacttcagctggcagctcgttccatgcccccaccactctctacaTGAATTAGTTCcgccaaaacttttcccctttcaccccaaACCCatttctcacccaacctcagtggaaaaagccacttAATCGAAACCCTTAAcacttgtacacctctatcaaatctcccctcattcttctacactccagggaataaaatcctaacctgtttaacctttccctgtaactcagttcctgaagtccgggcaacatcctagtaaatcctctctttcaatcttattcagaGTGGCATTGAAATTTCATACAATACAAGACAAACCAACTACAACAGTGAACATGAAATTAGCTCAATATGTTGACAACCAGAGGCTTTGCTGTTGTTTGTGGGGTAAATATTAAGCGAGACATCTGGGAGAACTCCGCTGTTCCTCAAGTGCAGTAAAATCCAATAATCTAGCCAGGCTGGTGGATTTTCCAGACTATTGGATGTTACTTCACTGCACACTGGCACATATTTAATTCACTTTGTCTATGATATGCAATGAGTTCTTCAGGGAAACAGGCGGAGCATGGAGAACAAGGCCTAAGGGAACACAGAAAATGCCAGCCAGGATTCTCAAGCAATTGGACAGCAAATTGTCAATGCAGCCCCTTACATCTTCATGACGGCCTTCATGTCTTTACTCCAGGATGTGCTGGCCCTCAGCTGGACCTGATGCTGGTCAGCAGCTCCTCTCTTCGGCTCTGGCACCAGGAGCATGATGAGACTACCAGCTGCAAAGCCCATGGCCGGAGTCACCTGTTGGTCCCCGAGACAAGAAGAGAATGCCGATTAAACCAGGGGAACAGTTGGCGATGAGAAGGACAGGCACGGCATGGAGCACGGAATGCCATGCCCCTGGGAGGCACCGGCCTTCGCGGTCCCTCGGCCAGGAATTACCCCGTCATCCCCTGGAGTGTGTACTACACCAAAATGTCTCTACGTTCTCAACCAGATATCCAGCCTTGCTCACCACACAAAATGGGTTTTAATTAAACTGGCACTCGCTGAacccagaaaataaataaaagactTCCCAGCAAATATAGTTTGTACATTGCTATAAAACCACATgcacgcgtgcacacacacacacacacacagtttgtaTGTGTAACACAGCAACATGCAGTAAAAATGTTGCTATTGATGggattctccttctccttctcttctTGGACGAGTGGGTTCTCCTTCTGTGCCCTTACATGTAAGTTGACAAATTTTGTGCAGTGATTacatgactgaaaataaattgtaaagaggCCAATTGAATCAGATCGAGACCCCACAAGATCAATGACCACTGGTGCGACCGCACCAGGAGTATGGCCAACAGCACTGGTCTCCTTGTTTATAGAGGATTCACTGATTCTGCAGGCAGCTCATGGTGGGTTCACCAGGTTGTAGGTTGGCTGGGTTGGGCCTGTGCttgtggagtttagaagaataagactTGACCTTGTCCAGAGGTCACAGAATTTGAGTGAGATTGATAGGGGAGTAGGGGATGGCGCAATGTGCCCTCTTGTCATGAAACCTGGATAATAGTGGCATAGTTAAGACAAGAGGCAAGTGGAGGGGTGGGCAAGTGAAGTAACTGGGTGAAGGGATGGGGTGAGTTgcgagggggggagtggggaaatAGGTTGATAGGAGGTGAGGGTTGGGGTGTGGGGACATTGAGCGAGGGGGTGTAGTGAGGTGAGGGAATGAGGTGACAGGACAGGATAGGGGGGTTGGGGAATGGGGATGTGATGCgaatgggggggttgggggagtggaGTGAGTAGGGGGTGAGGGAAAAGGGCAAATGGGGAAATTTAGTGAGTGGTGAATAGGTCTGGGGGTGTAGGTGGTGGGGTCAGTGGGCTGAGTGAGGGTTGtatggggagtgggggaagggggcacagagggtgatggggcAAGTGTGAATAGGAGGTGGAGTACGTGAATGGGTGTGGgctggggagtgagggaggggagattgggggagggaagaatagaccatggagaggtgggtggggggggagtggggccaGTGGTAGGGTGGAATGTTGGGAGGAAGCTCCTTCACCTGGGGAGCCAGGTGTCGAATCATCCAGCATAATTTTACCACATGAAACCACCCCCTCCCATCTGCAACAGTGCAGCACACCCCTCCAGCCACAGTGCATCACTCCCAGAGCCCACGTTGTAAAATCAGCCGAGATCAGGGCAAGAGGCACCACAATGAGAATTAATGCTGCTCAATGACTGAGGGATGAGATGGACACCATTTGTGCGATGGAGAAGGGGGACTCTCACTGAAGACATGAGCTGTTGTCACACCTTCAGCGTGCTGAGAGGGTTTGATATTGTATTCAGCCTTGTTACAAACTGGGGCTATTACTTGAGATGCCTGCATCCTGCAAATTAATCAAATAAAAAGTGGTTCACATCTCGTTCACATGTGGCACCGAGTACCTTACTGAAGCAAAGGAACTCGGTGATCTGCCGAAATGAACAACATTCACATTGGTAAACCCACAGCAGTTATCACTGTGTCAGGCAGATGTAGGATATGAAAAGGTGCAGAATAGGATCAGCTACGTGGCAGCTGAACTTTACCCACTGCATAATCGGTACCCGACAGTCAAACTCCCTGACATTCATCCATTACAGAGGTGCAGCCATTCCCCACATCcagatgtgtgtctgtgtgttcacacatttgtgtgtgcatgtatgcaaGTATGTATGcttgtgtgtgcatgcacatgtgtatgtgtatgtacatTCATgcttgtgtgtgcatgcatgtaggCATGTGTGCATGCACGTGTGTATgtacgcatgtgtgtgtgtatgtatgtgtatgcgagtgtgtgagTGCATAAatgcttgtgtgtgtgcatgcatgtgcctGCGTGAATCAGATGCAATTTTGGAATCAAAACCAAAAAAGTGCTTGCTCTGTATGTGGATTTGACCCTCATTATATCTGACAGTGCAGAAATCATACCATCCTGCATGAGCTCCCAGTgatcccttcacctctccccgtCCCTGCTCTTTCTCCATGGCTCTGCCAAAACTCCAAAGCCTCACCGTTTCTCATCAGCTGTGCACTGAACTAATCCCCAGCAGAGTTGGCCTCCTTTAGAAGCAGCTTCCCTGTCATTACACGGAGAACAGAGAGAAAAGTAGAGCCACAATTCCACCTGGACACGACCCCATCTCCAACTAAACCTACATGCCAGAAATGTAGGTTGGCTCGAGTGCACAGATCACCAGCAGGAACACTTCTCGAATTCGGAACCAAGCACTGCCCAATCAACAACTAGGGGCACGTCGCAGGAGGTGACCTCTTACCCGGAGTGCCCAGTGCCAGTCTCCAGAAGCCTGTGTCATGCTGGACCCCAGGATGTATCCAAGCCCGCTGTAAAGGAGAGAAGAGTTTCGATCATCACAGAGCAGTGACGGCCCCACGCCTGCTCTCACTCCAAACTCCACCCTCCCGCAGTAACTGGGAGTCCCTCCCAGTGGACAACTGACCCGCCTCTCCCATCACGTGGGCAACTCACTTTTTCGGCCCCATCCGCTCAGACCAGCTCACAGGACCACAGGGAGATCCGACTGAAGTGCAGCACACACATGTgccaagaaactcagcaggtcacacagcattcgtAGGAGGTAAAGAGACACCACTGCTTCGGGCCTGGGGCCTTCTTCATACCCgatggatgctacatgacttgCTCAGTTTGTCTCATAATTTCCAATTACTTTCACTGCATCACGTCCTGATTGATTAGTGCTTCTCATATGTTGGTGTTTCTGCCACTTTCCACCAATTTTTATTAGATGTGGAACACGGTGTTCTTTCTTCAAGAAAATGTCTTTGGATAGGGGGAGCAGGTCAAGGGTAGGtcggggcactctccaaccagacagcattaatgtcaatctgtttcctttcctccagccccccacccccttcccttccctctccactcagagCTACCATCTCCCCCAATCACTTCTTGGctgctttctcttctaccctttcaCCTGGAAACTCCTGTGCCCTCTTGCACGTTAgagctcctccctctgccccatctccccttctctccgctcatccaccaccccccttccccaccccaacctgtttattcaggaacctgtctacttttgcttatacctgatgaaggtctcaggcccaaaatagtAGTCACCCTCTACTCCCTGTGGatgccgtgtgacctgctgagtttctccagcgcctgCAAACTTTCTGGTTTAACTCTGACTGTTTTAAGTACTGTTGACTGGTGAGCAGGACAATAGATGCCCGTCTGGAGATGGTTTCAGAATTTGGAGAGCCTCAGGAAGGGGGAATTGGAAGTGATGCCGCTGCATTGCGAGGGGCCTAAATTGGTCATCAATATGGTCACACAGTCCTGGGTGTTACTGCCCCACAGCATTGTCCTCAAATTGCTTCGGGAGGCTCTGAATGGCACAACTTCCATCAAAATAGGGGACAACAGCAGCTGATGGGGGAAAGGTCACCCCCATTCCTGTGGGAGGGGTTTCTAACCCAGACGATGAACCCGAGGCTGATGGGGAAGGTCAAAGCATGGAGCGTACCTTCCCAATGGGATAGCGAAGTAGAAGAAGGAGAGCATGCAGGTCCTGGTGTCTTTGGTGAACAGGTCAGCGATGATGGTGGGAGCAATTGTGGAATAACTGGCTTCTCCGAAGCCCACCAGACCCCTCGAAATGAGGAACATCCAGAAGTTCTGGGGAATGAGTACAAGAGAAAGGCAAGGTGAAGGCCATGCAGTGATCAAATACTCTCCACAGTTGCAAATGACTACATTCTTCCCCCCAGAATCCCAACCGTCTGTCCCCTGGGAgttgtgcagcacagaaacaggtccctctCATCCTCTCTGACCCACAAGTCTTCCTGAGCAAGTTTAATTTGCCTGCGTTAGGCCATATCCTTCTGAACCATGGCATAGGAATCAGCGCAACACCgtaacagtgccagcgattgggactggggttcaaatcctgcgctgtctgttctccccatgcctgcttgggttttccccaagggttctggtttcctcccaccatttgaaacttactggaggttgtgggtcaattgggtgacatggacaaaatggcctgtaaccgtgctgtttgtcaaaaattaaaatttaaccttACCCATCCATAAAGATCACAAAAACAGCAGATTCCAGAATCTGGCTGAACCAGAGAGAAAGTagagggactcaatgggtcagccagcctctgtggagggaaatggacaccAATAAGAATGAAGGGTtgcgacccaaaatgttgactggcctcctctctccacagatgttgcctgcccCACAGAGCTCCTCCACGTTCTCTGTTCACCTTCCTATCTGTATACCTGTTCAATGGTCGTATTGTGCTggtctctggcagcttgttccacatcccACTGTTCTTGTGAGAAAAACCTGCCCCTCAGGTCCTCTTGGAATCTGTTCCCCTTTCATTTTAATcctgtgtcctctagttttaggctTCCTTACCCCAAAGAACAGACTGTGACCCTTACAATTTTGGAAACTTCTCTATGGCCACCCCTTGGTCGCTCCAGGGCAAAGATCCCAACCCATCCAGTCTCAAGCCCTTCTAACCTTGTGAATCAtttttgcaccctctctagctcATTCACAGCCTTAGATAAACTCTGGAGACCTTGCAACCTGAACAACCTTCACCAAGATCTGCTCAATGTACAAGTTGTTTGTGTAGGAGCAGGAAGATAGATAAGGGGTTGAGGAATTCCTAGTATGTGGTTAAGATtaactttcttctttcttctctttggcttggcttcggcaAATTTTTTGGACCtctttt
This region includes:
- the spns2 gene encoding sphingosine-1-phosphate transporter SPNS2 isoform X2: MRVFICSFMVATPIFGFLGDRFNRKFILSCGIFFWSAVTLSSSFITKPNFWMFLISRGLVGFGEASYSTIAPTIIADLFTKDTRTCMLSFFYFAIPLGSGLGYILGSSMTQASGDWHWALRVTPAMGFAAGSLIMLLVPEPKRGAADQHQVQLRASTSWSKDMKAVMKIPSFVFSTLASASVSFATGVLGVWIPLYLFRAEVVQKNIEPCTVEPCSGRDSLIFGAITCVTGFLGLIVGVAATRWYRTRSPRADPLVCAFGMLSSSIFISLIFVFARFNIVAAYMCIFIGEVLLFLNWAITADILMYVVIPTCRSTAVALQSFTSHFFGDAGSPYLIGVISDVIRESKPNMDLWQFLSLGYALMLCPFIIVLGGTFFLATAHYIVHDRNRAQQHVEEMKLVSVKI